Proteins co-encoded in one Scatophagus argus isolate fScaArg1 chromosome 11, fScaArg1.pri, whole genome shotgun sequence genomic window:
- the itprid2 gene encoding protein ITPRID2 isoform X1 has translation MECGALGMDASIAPDPRVLSDNNIAHIRRRAWAQSRDSFWQEPEPEHCSTQEPRQNQSDGDAQKPSEESGRIPNKITSWLIDCRTPLGASLDDQSASPNRGAVRNGCSFEDDLSLGAEANHLQSSNDKTESCFGLGADQKRSRFKEGGRSMNSTGSGKSSTVSSVSEVLEQREEHPEEILLTLRVSELLDLYEEDPEEILLNLGFGREEPDLASRVPSRFINSMSSARGIDIKVYLGAQLQRMELENPNYALTSRFRQIEVLTTVANEFFQLYSQVSGQPVQRISSRDQEGGGGGEGGEDEPSPALKRSSSALNAAKLLKKTISKHNLHVAASESPEAHIPDRHTQLNGHASSDRTNTNGLTHTGPEPESCSTNPNHQVETVNQKHNRKKDSCPLATVAEETSGDGETDYSPEQSSIKPVSSGEHQSESVDFHSANQRIDDQTQEVKEEKNLTSTPEKAPPTLAPLQLAQLRTENADSFDMEEIQSNEDEALPHRTSRTTDLFRTVSQQSDSSGFAEEPSADSNSNLKVQESSDSCDSETTVTSHPSQDVATPLALDQPAFDLPDGTEEKKGPAEAHGRRSSMGEHDRSSEQVPQYTAHQLPGNSPMGTQQDETQDEKRVESVDQTDHEPEPQPENTQSMSAAEQEPQPELEHTQSQSASKEPQHTPNENETSADRDPPTDGVDAEGGVQEEHALLADSGSLYPPLSSSPVFSALKRAQQNQLSRAGLRVEPQTSDTPQIQGRGRGRGRSSIPLQRSSSLPSSLLSPSRVVSSVRIQFGRGKASSTQPRFSFRYTQEAGGENEEKEEDEEGEQANCLSTLIINPASTSVSNNQQRLPTEALVPPKPVPRYLMRSSYSLQSSSPSPDWLPGGHAHSWSTQSVPDLSSQQHTSQFQHNMHASQNQQSWNPGQMVFPYPNPNLNPAAQYLNPSPNHSPSLNVSPYPFTLNPPPQYPSPLQPYISLPNLLHHNPSLIHHSSLTSLHQPATPTASQHGSLSNLHQPSTSTAPYHVSLANLNAGTPVMHHQGYNHLYSHQSPCHATPHGSQFPSPYLGFHGYTMNPNLPYAHSVTQYPSLAPEHSLHGGVTPPPASGFLPGLASTLGSCHSLHPTLTPPAPSSTEMQLRKVLHDIRGTVQSLGQSQANTPDVSIEHRTALPNLQSLAEFQQKRRSLNLFRSQMMDLELSIIRQQALVYNHLSPADRREVEQLQALRSAVREELQELEQQLEDRLIELTHQTQYRGLHRDSSIDSLSTASALRAMEPVSDLLREQLFLQSEISYGGHAPSTNPSSRSSSPVPGEGGDRQQRQGVYRASINITPVPAPRPNTHTAEESEEGGTDRQRGGGGERGEEEGEIPEVDGATGGVRVENLQQLIREIRESVAQEVRREIYSELLATMSPQRSPVPTRQHPL, from the exons ATGGAGTGTGGAGCTCTGGGAATGGATGCCAGCATTGCTCCAG ATCCCAGAGTGCTCTCAGACAACAACATAGCCCATATACGCCGTAGGGCCTGGGCCCAGAGCAGAGACTCCTTCTGGcaagaaccagaaccagaacacTGCAGCACCCAGGAGCCCCGACAGAACCAGAGTGATGGGGATGCACAGAAACCCTCGGAAGAATCAG GGCGAATCCCTAACAAGATAACCAGCTGGCTCATCGACTGCAG GACTCCCCTTGGAGCCTCTTTGGATGATCAGAGTGCTTCTCCCAACAGAG GAGCCGTGAGGAACGGCTGCAGCTTTGAAGATGACCTTTCACTGGGAGCGGAAG ccaACCATCTTCAGTCCAGTAACGATAAAACTGAATCCTG TTTTGGTCTTGGTGCGGATCAGAAGAGGAGTCGGTttaaagaaggaggaagaagtaTGAACTCCACAGGGTCAGGGAAGAGCAGCACTGTGTCCAG TGTTTCAGAGGTGttggagcagagagaggagcacCCAGAGGAGATTCTCCTTACCCTGCG tgtgtcagagctgctggaCCTGTACGAGGAGGACCCTGAAGAAATCCTCTTAAATCTTGGTTTTGGTCGAGAAGAACCCGACCTAGCCTCAAGGGTTCCCTCCAGGTTCATTAACAGCATGTCCTCAGCCCGAGGCATCGACATCAAG GTTTACCTGGGAGCTCAGCTGCAGCGCATGGAACTGGAGAACCCCAACTATGCCCTGACTA GTCGTTTCCGTCAGATCGAAGTCTTGACTACAGTAGCTAACGAGTTTTTCCAGCTCTACAGTCAGGTTTCTGGTCAGCCTGTCCAGCGCATCAGCTCCAGGGACCAAG aaggaggaggaggaggtgaaggaggggaAGATGAGCCGTCTCCTGCTCTGAAGAGGAGTAGCTCGGCTCTGAATGCCGCCAAACTGCTCAAGAAAACCATCAGCAAACATAACCTACATGTGGCCGCCTCTGAGTCACCTGAAGCACACATACCTGACCGTCACACACAGCTCAATGGGCACGCCTCCTCTGATCGCACAAACACCAATGGTCTCACACACACCGGTCCAGAACCGGAGAGTTGCAGCACTAACCCTAACCATCAGGTGGAGACAGTCAACCAGAAACATAACCGAAAGAAAGACAGCTGTCCTCTGGCAACGGTTGCTGAAGAAACCAGCggggatggagagacagactACAG TCCTGAACAGAGCAGCATCAAACCAGTATCTAGTGGGGAGCACCAGTCAGAGTCAGTGGACTTTCACTCAGCAAATCAGAGAATAGATGATCAAACGCaggaggtgaaagaggagaagaacctgacctcaactccaGAGAAAGCTCCTCCAACCTTGGCCCCGCTCCAGCTGGCTCAGCTTCGCACCGAAAACGCAGACTCTTTCGACATGGAGGAG atTCAGAGTAATGAAGATGAGGCTCTCCCACACAGAACTTCCAGGACCACCG ATCTGTTTAggacagtcagtcagcagtcagacagcagtGGATTTGCTGAGGAGCCCTCAGCAGACTCCAACAGCAACCTCAag GTGCAGGAGAGTAGTGACAGCTGTGACAGCGAGACCACGGTGACATCACACCCCTCACAAGATGTGGCCACACCACTCGCACTGGATCAACCAGCGTTTGATCTTCCGGACggcacagaggaaaagaaggggCCTGCTGAGGCTCATGGGAGACGTAGCTCAATGGGAGAGCACGATAGGAGCTCAGAGCAGGTTCCACAGTACACAGCCCACCAGCTCCCTGGGAATAGCCCAATGGGAACCCAACAGGATGAGACACAGGATGAGAAGCGAGTTGAGAGTGTGGACCAGACTGATCATGAACCAGAACCACAACCAGAGAACACCCAGAGTATGTCTGCTGCAGAACAAGAACCACAACCAGAGTTAGAACACACCCAGAGTCAGTCTGCTTCAAAAGAACCACAACACACTCCAAACGAGAATGAAACCTCTGCAGACAGAGATCCACCAACAGATGGAGTGGATGCTGAGGGCGGGGTCCAAGAAGAGCATGCACTCTTGGCTGATTCTGGTTCACTTTATCCccctctttcatcctctccagTTTTCAGTGCTCTGAAACGAGCCCAACAGAACCAGCTGAGCCGAGCAGGGCTGCGGGTTGAGCCCCAGACCAGTGATACACCCCAAATCCAAGGGAGAGGACGGGGACGAGGGCGAAGCAGTATACCCCTGCAGAGGTCCTCCTCCCTGCCTTCCTCGCTTCTGTCACCCTCTAGGGTTGTGTCCTCTGTCAGGATCCAGTTTGGACGAGGCAAGGCATCCAGCACTCAGCCCAGATTCTCCTTCAGATACACCCAGGAGGCCGGAggggaaaatgaagagaaggaagaggatgaggaaggagaACAAGCCAACTGTCTGTCTACTCTGATCATAAACCCTGCCTCCACCTCTGTCTCTAACAACCAACAAAGACTTCCCACAGAAGCTCTTGTCCCACCCAAACCTGTGCCTCGATATCTGATGCGGTCATCCTATTCCCTGCAGAGCTCTAGCCCTTCTCCTGATTGGTTGCCAGGAGGCCATGCCCACTCCTGGAGTACCCAGAGCGTTCCTGATCTCTCCAGTCAGCAACATACGAGTCAGTTTCAACACAACATGCATGCCAGTCAAAACCAGCAAAGTTGGAATCCAGGACAGATGGTGTTCCCTTATCCTAACCCTAATCTTAACCCTGCTGCTCAGTACTTAAATCCAAGTCCCAATCATAGTCCCAGCCTTAACGTAAGCCCCTACCCCTTCACTTTGAACCCTCCTCCACAGTACCCCTCCCCTCTCCAGCCATATATCAGTCTTCCTAACCTCCTTCACCACAACCCCTCCTTGATTCACCATTCTAGTCTAACCAGTCTTCACCAACCTGCAACTCCCACAGCATCCCAGCATGGCAGCCTCTCCAACTTGCACCAACCCTCAACTTCCACTGCTCCCTACCATGTAAGTCTGGCAAACCTGAATGCAGGAACACCAGTAATGCACCACCAGGGCTATAATCATCTATACAGTCATCAGTCACCTTGCCATGCCACTCCTCACGGCTCGCAGTTTCCCTCACCCTATCTCGGTTTCCATGGGTACACCATGAACCCAAACCTGCCATATGCCCATTCTGTCACCCAGTATCCATCACTGGCTCCAGAACACAGCCTTCACGGAGGGGttactcctcctcctgcctcagGCTTCCTTCCAGGCCTGGCCTCAACCCTCGGCTCATGTCATAGCCTCCACCCGACCCTCACTCCTCCTGCTCCGTCCAGCACCGAGATGCAACTGAGGAAGGTTCTGCATGACATCAGAGGAACTGTTCAGAGTCTTGGCCAG AGTCAAGCCAACACTCCGGATGTATCCATTGAGCACAGAACAGCTCTGCCCAATCTCCAG tctttggcTGAGTTTCAGCAGAAGAGGCGCAGTCTGAACTTGTTCCGCAGTCAGATGATGGACCTGGAGCTGTCAATCATTCGACAGCAAGCTCTGGTCTACAATCACCTGAGCCCTGCTGACAG gCGGGAGGTGGAGCAGCTTCAGGCTCTGAGGTCAGCAGTCagggaggagctgcaggagctggaaCAACAGCTGGAGGACAGACTGATAGAACTGACACATCAAACACAATACAGG GGTCTCCATAGAGACAGCAGTATTGACAGTCTGTCCACAGCCTCTGCACTGAGAGCCATGGAGCCG GTGTCGGACCTCCTCAGAGAGCAGCTCTTCCTCCAATCAGAGATCAGCTATGGCGGTCATGCACCCTCCACCAACCCCTCCTCCCGATCCTCCAGTCCAGTCCCAGGAGAAGGAGGTGATCGCCAGCAGAGACAAGGCGTGTACCGAGCATCAATAAATATCACGCCCGTCCCTGCACCTcgacccaacacacacactgcggaggagagtgaggagggagggacagacagacagcgaggaggaggaggagagagaggagaagaagaaggagaaataCCAGAGGTGGATGGAGCAACAGGAGGAGTCAGAGTGGAGAACCTGCAGCAGCTCATCAGAGAG ATCCGAGAGAGTGTGGCGCAGGAGGTCAGGCGGGAGATCTACAGTGAGCTGCTGGCTACCATGTCTCCACAGCGATCGCCAGTACCCACAAGGCAACACCCCTTGTAG
- the itprid2 gene encoding protein ITPRID2 isoform X4, whose product MNSTGSGKSSTVSSVSEVLEQREEHPEEILLTLRVSELLDLYEEDPEEILLNLGFGREEPDLASRVPSRFINSMSSARGIDIKVYLGAQLQRMELENPNYALTSRFRQIEVLTTVANEFFQLYSQVSGQPVQRISSRDQEGGGGGEGGEDEPSPALKRSSSALNAAKLLKKTISKHNLHVAASESPEAHIPDRHTQLNGHASSDRTNTNGLTHTGPEPESCSTNPNHQVETVNQKHNRKKDSCPLATVAEETSGDGETDYSPEQSSIKPVSSGEHQSESVDFHSANQRIDDQTQEVKEEKNLTSTPEKAPPTLAPLQLAQLRTENADSFDMEEIQSNEDEALPHRTSRTTDLFRTVSQQSDSSGFAEEPSADSNSNLKVQESSDSCDSETTVTSHPSQDVATPLALDQPAFDLPDGTEEKKGPAEAHGRRSSMGEHDRSSEQVPQYTAHQLPGNSPMGTQQDETQDEKRVESVDQTDHEPEPQPENTQSMSAAEQEPQPELEHTQSQSASKEPQHTPNENETSADRDPPTDGVDAEGGVQEEHALLADSGSLYPPLSSSPVFSALKRAQQNQLSRAGLRVEPQTSDTPQIQGRGRGRGRSSIPLQRSSSLPSSLLSPSRVVSSVRIQFGRGKASSTQPRFSFRYTQEAGGENEEKEEDEEGEQANCLSTLIINPASTSVSNNQQRLPTEALVPPKPVPRYLMRSSYSLQSSSPSPDWLPGGHAHSWSTQSVPDLSSQQHTSQFQHNMHASQNQQSWNPGQMVFPYPNPNLNPAAQYLNPSPNHSPSLNVSPYPFTLNPPPQYPSPLQPYISLPNLLHHNPSLIHHSSLTSLHQPATPTASQHGSLSNLHQPSTSTAPYHVSLANLNAGTPVMHHQGYNHLYSHQSPCHATPHGSQFPSPYLGFHGYTMNPNLPYAHSVTQYPSLAPEHSLHGGVTPPPASGFLPGLASTLGSCHSLHPTLTPPAPSSTEMQLRKVLHDIRGTVQSLGQSQANTPDVSIEHRTALPNLQSLAEFQQKRRSLNLFRSQMMDLELSIIRQQALVYNHLSPADRREVEQLQALRSAVREELQELEQQLEDRLIELTHQTQYRGLHRDSSIDSLSTASALRAMEPVSDLLREQLFLQSEISYGGHAPSTNPSSRSSSPVPGEGGDRQQRQGVYRASINITPVPAPRPNTHTAEESEEGGTDRQRGGGGERGEEEGEIPEVDGATGGVRVENLQQLIREIRESVAQEVRREIYSELLATMSPQRSPVPTRQHPL is encoded by the exons aTGAACTCCACAGGGTCAGGGAAGAGCAGCACTGTGTCCAG TGTTTCAGAGGTGttggagcagagagaggagcacCCAGAGGAGATTCTCCTTACCCTGCG tgtgtcagagctgctggaCCTGTACGAGGAGGACCCTGAAGAAATCCTCTTAAATCTTGGTTTTGGTCGAGAAGAACCCGACCTAGCCTCAAGGGTTCCCTCCAGGTTCATTAACAGCATGTCCTCAGCCCGAGGCATCGACATCAAG GTTTACCTGGGAGCTCAGCTGCAGCGCATGGAACTGGAGAACCCCAACTATGCCCTGACTA GTCGTTTCCGTCAGATCGAAGTCTTGACTACAGTAGCTAACGAGTTTTTCCAGCTCTACAGTCAGGTTTCTGGTCAGCCTGTCCAGCGCATCAGCTCCAGGGACCAAG aaggaggaggaggaggtgaaggaggggaAGATGAGCCGTCTCCTGCTCTGAAGAGGAGTAGCTCGGCTCTGAATGCCGCCAAACTGCTCAAGAAAACCATCAGCAAACATAACCTACATGTGGCCGCCTCTGAGTCACCTGAAGCACACATACCTGACCGTCACACACAGCTCAATGGGCACGCCTCCTCTGATCGCACAAACACCAATGGTCTCACACACACCGGTCCAGAACCGGAGAGTTGCAGCACTAACCCTAACCATCAGGTGGAGACAGTCAACCAGAAACATAACCGAAAGAAAGACAGCTGTCCTCTGGCAACGGTTGCTGAAGAAACCAGCggggatggagagacagactACAG TCCTGAACAGAGCAGCATCAAACCAGTATCTAGTGGGGAGCACCAGTCAGAGTCAGTGGACTTTCACTCAGCAAATCAGAGAATAGATGATCAAACGCaggaggtgaaagaggagaagaacctgacctcaactccaGAGAAAGCTCCTCCAACCTTGGCCCCGCTCCAGCTGGCTCAGCTTCGCACCGAAAACGCAGACTCTTTCGACATGGAGGAG atTCAGAGTAATGAAGATGAGGCTCTCCCACACAGAACTTCCAGGACCACCG ATCTGTTTAggacagtcagtcagcagtcagacagcagtGGATTTGCTGAGGAGCCCTCAGCAGACTCCAACAGCAACCTCAag GTGCAGGAGAGTAGTGACAGCTGTGACAGCGAGACCACGGTGACATCACACCCCTCACAAGATGTGGCCACACCACTCGCACTGGATCAACCAGCGTTTGATCTTCCGGACggcacagaggaaaagaaggggCCTGCTGAGGCTCATGGGAGACGTAGCTCAATGGGAGAGCACGATAGGAGCTCAGAGCAGGTTCCACAGTACACAGCCCACCAGCTCCCTGGGAATAGCCCAATGGGAACCCAACAGGATGAGACACAGGATGAGAAGCGAGTTGAGAGTGTGGACCAGACTGATCATGAACCAGAACCACAACCAGAGAACACCCAGAGTATGTCTGCTGCAGAACAAGAACCACAACCAGAGTTAGAACACACCCAGAGTCAGTCTGCTTCAAAAGAACCACAACACACTCCAAACGAGAATGAAACCTCTGCAGACAGAGATCCACCAACAGATGGAGTGGATGCTGAGGGCGGGGTCCAAGAAGAGCATGCACTCTTGGCTGATTCTGGTTCACTTTATCCccctctttcatcctctccagTTTTCAGTGCTCTGAAACGAGCCCAACAGAACCAGCTGAGCCGAGCAGGGCTGCGGGTTGAGCCCCAGACCAGTGATACACCCCAAATCCAAGGGAGAGGACGGGGACGAGGGCGAAGCAGTATACCCCTGCAGAGGTCCTCCTCCCTGCCTTCCTCGCTTCTGTCACCCTCTAGGGTTGTGTCCTCTGTCAGGATCCAGTTTGGACGAGGCAAGGCATCCAGCACTCAGCCCAGATTCTCCTTCAGATACACCCAGGAGGCCGGAggggaaaatgaagagaaggaagaggatgaggaaggagaACAAGCCAACTGTCTGTCTACTCTGATCATAAACCCTGCCTCCACCTCTGTCTCTAACAACCAACAAAGACTTCCCACAGAAGCTCTTGTCCCACCCAAACCTGTGCCTCGATATCTGATGCGGTCATCCTATTCCCTGCAGAGCTCTAGCCCTTCTCCTGATTGGTTGCCAGGAGGCCATGCCCACTCCTGGAGTACCCAGAGCGTTCCTGATCTCTCCAGTCAGCAACATACGAGTCAGTTTCAACACAACATGCATGCCAGTCAAAACCAGCAAAGTTGGAATCCAGGACAGATGGTGTTCCCTTATCCTAACCCTAATCTTAACCCTGCTGCTCAGTACTTAAATCCAAGTCCCAATCATAGTCCCAGCCTTAACGTAAGCCCCTACCCCTTCACTTTGAACCCTCCTCCACAGTACCCCTCCCCTCTCCAGCCATATATCAGTCTTCCTAACCTCCTTCACCACAACCCCTCCTTGATTCACCATTCTAGTCTAACCAGTCTTCACCAACCTGCAACTCCCACAGCATCCCAGCATGGCAGCCTCTCCAACTTGCACCAACCCTCAACTTCCACTGCTCCCTACCATGTAAGTCTGGCAAACCTGAATGCAGGAACACCAGTAATGCACCACCAGGGCTATAATCATCTATACAGTCATCAGTCACCTTGCCATGCCACTCCTCACGGCTCGCAGTTTCCCTCACCCTATCTCGGTTTCCATGGGTACACCATGAACCCAAACCTGCCATATGCCCATTCTGTCACCCAGTATCCATCACTGGCTCCAGAACACAGCCTTCACGGAGGGGttactcctcctcctgcctcagGCTTCCTTCCAGGCCTGGCCTCAACCCTCGGCTCATGTCATAGCCTCCACCCGACCCTCACTCCTCCTGCTCCGTCCAGCACCGAGATGCAACTGAGGAAGGTTCTGCATGACATCAGAGGAACTGTTCAGAGTCTTGGCCAG AGTCAAGCCAACACTCCGGATGTATCCATTGAGCACAGAACAGCTCTGCCCAATCTCCAG tctttggcTGAGTTTCAGCAGAAGAGGCGCAGTCTGAACTTGTTCCGCAGTCAGATGATGGACCTGGAGCTGTCAATCATTCGACAGCAAGCTCTGGTCTACAATCACCTGAGCCCTGCTGACAG gCGGGAGGTGGAGCAGCTTCAGGCTCTGAGGTCAGCAGTCagggaggagctgcaggagctggaaCAACAGCTGGAGGACAGACTGATAGAACTGACACATCAAACACAATACAGG GGTCTCCATAGAGACAGCAGTATTGACAGTCTGTCCACAGCCTCTGCACTGAGAGCCATGGAGCCG GTGTCGGACCTCCTCAGAGAGCAGCTCTTCCTCCAATCAGAGATCAGCTATGGCGGTCATGCACCCTCCACCAACCCCTCCTCCCGATCCTCCAGTCCAGTCCCAGGAGAAGGAGGTGATCGCCAGCAGAGACAAGGCGTGTACCGAGCATCAATAAATATCACGCCCGTCCCTGCACCTcgacccaacacacacactgcggaggagagtgaggagggagggacagacagacagcgaggaggaggaggagagagaggagaagaagaaggagaaataCCAGAGGTGGATGGAGCAACAGGAGGAGTCAGAGTGGAGAACCTGCAGCAGCTCATCAGAGAG ATCCGAGAGAGTGTGGCGCAGGAGGTCAGGCGGGAGATCTACAGTGAGCTGCTGGCTACCATGTCTCCACAGCGATCGCCAGTACCCACAAGGCAACACCCCTTGTAG